A window from Candidatus Nitrospira neomarina encodes these proteins:
- a CDS encoding CUAEP/CCAEP-tail radical SAM (seleno)protein: protein MEHVTEPTIERLLLREPGAIMLVSCYELGHQPLGIAQPMGFLEQAGYSPVGLDIAVETIDEPALRLARFVGISVPMHTALRLGVRVAELIREINPACHICFYGLYASINAEYLLQELADTVVGGEYELPLRSLIETLDGGQTIKHLEGVSFPNLVVAPYLKRPYSTTSTTSQPIPSRTGLPMLEQYARLEENGTERLVGYVETSRGCLHLCLHCPIVPVYEGRFFLVPEAVVLEDIRHQVHSGATHITFGDPDFLNGPGHSLNIVRRMHEEFPHLTFDFTAKIEHLLKHRTLMPDLEAQGCLFIISAVESFSNNVLKLLDKGHTGTDIITALAILREAGITLRPSLVAFTPWTSLDDYLHMLDMVEDHDLIDATDPVQLSIRLLVPPGSALLAKSDIQKFLGPLDQASFQYPWTHPDERMDQLHQAVSAIVEASAKEEEDAMVTFDRIRASADKIAGRPAETSTRTRVSRHDRPKPPRLTESWFCCAEPTTQQFRPLLTKGHGEI from the coding sequence ATGGAACACGTTACCGAACCTACAATAGAACGATTGTTGCTCAGGGAACCGGGCGCGATCATGTTGGTCTCCTGTTATGAATTGGGCCACCAACCTCTTGGCATCGCCCAGCCGATGGGATTTCTCGAGCAAGCCGGGTATTCGCCAGTTGGCCTCGACATCGCCGTTGAAACCATTGATGAACCGGCTCTCAGGCTCGCCAGATTTGTCGGGATCTCGGTACCCATGCACACCGCCCTCAGGCTTGGGGTGCGCGTAGCCGAGCTGATTCGCGAAATAAATCCAGCCTGCCACATCTGTTTCTATGGCCTGTACGCCTCGATCAATGCGGAATATTTGCTTCAGGAGTTGGCCGATACTGTGGTGGGCGGAGAATATGAGCTTCCGCTACGATCACTCATTGAGACACTCGATGGAGGTCAGACGATCAAACATCTCGAGGGAGTGAGCTTTCCAAACCTGGTCGTTGCCCCCTATTTGAAGCGGCCCTACTCAACCACTTCAACAACGTCCCAACCAATCCCAAGTCGGACAGGACTCCCGATGCTGGAACAATATGCCCGGCTCGAAGAGAACGGGACAGAACGACTGGTCGGGTACGTCGAGACCAGTCGTGGATGCCTTCATCTTTGCCTTCATTGCCCCATCGTGCCGGTCTATGAAGGGCGATTCTTCCTTGTCCCGGAGGCCGTTGTCCTCGAGGACATTCGGCATCAAGTACATTCAGGCGCAACGCATATCACTTTCGGCGATCCTGATTTTTTGAACGGGCCTGGGCATTCCCTCAACATTGTTCGCAGGATGCATGAGGAGTTTCCGCATCTGACCTTTGATTTCACCGCAAAGATCGAACACCTTTTGAAGCACCGTACTCTGATGCCGGACCTTGAAGCACAGGGTTGTCTGTTCATCATCTCCGCAGTGGAGTCGTTCAGCAACAATGTTCTGAAACTGTTAGACAAGGGGCATACAGGAACTGATATCATCACGGCGCTCGCCATTCTGCGCGAAGCCGGCATCACGCTTCGCCCGTCGCTCGTGGCCTTCACGCCCTGGACCAGCCTAGACGATTACCTTCATATGTTGGACATGGTGGAAGACCACGATCTGATCGACGCGACCGACCCCGTACAGTTGAGCATTCGTCTCTTGGTGCCGCCCGGCTCGGCACTTCTCGCCAAGTCCGACATTCAGAAGTTTCTCGGTCCACTGGATCAAGCCAGCTTTCAGTATCCATGGACACATCCGGATGAGCGGATGGATCAACTACATCAGGCGGTGAGTGCGATCGTGGAAGCGAGTGCCAAGGAAGAGGAAGATGCGATGGTAACCTTTGATCGTATTCGAGCGAGTGCCGATAAAATAGCCGGGCGGCCCGCTGAGACCTCGACTCGGACAAGGGTGAGCAGGCATGATCGTCCGAAGCCCCCCCGGTTAACGGAATCATGGTTCTGCTGCGCTGAGCCGACAACCCAGCAGTTCAGGCCGTTGCTGACAAAGGGGCATGGGGAAATCTAG
- a CDS encoding aldo/keto reductase family protein: MTLTAHNNVPLPSLMYGTAWKEGATTHLVQLAVASGFTAIDTANQLIHYREDLVGEALLALDKQGVKREALFLQTKFTPVNGQDHRTPYDASASLTTQVQQSFASSLTHLHTDYVDSYVLHGPYSRFGLGESDREVWAAMEELYQSGKTKMIGISNVTAGQLTQLCAEARVKPMVVQNRCYASHGWDREVRGICQAHGIIYQGFSLLTANRDVVGDPDIRAIAKRLGTSPAQVVFRFAMQIGMLPLTGTTSEQHMKDDLQSGQLALLPEEIELLATIAE; encoded by the coding sequence ATGACATTGACAGCACACAATAATGTCCCACTTCCCTCGTTGATGTATGGCACGGCATGGAAAGAAGGTGCCACGACCCATCTGGTGCAATTGGCGGTGGCTTCGGGATTCACGGCCATCGACACGGCCAACCAGCTCATTCATTACCGGGAGGACCTGGTAGGTGAAGCTCTGCTGGCCCTCGACAAGCAAGGAGTAAAGCGGGAAGCCCTGTTTTTGCAGACGAAATTTACGCCGGTGAACGGGCAGGACCATCGGACGCCCTATGATGCCTCAGCCAGTCTCACCACTCAGGTGCAGCAATCCTTTGCCAGCTCGTTGACTCACCTCCACACCGACTATGTGGACTCGTATGTCTTGCACGGACCGTATTCACGATTCGGATTGGGAGAATCGGACCGGGAAGTGTGGGCGGCCATGGAGGAGCTCTATCAATCCGGGAAGACTAAAATGATTGGCATCAGCAATGTCACGGCCGGACAACTCACCCAACTCTGTGCGGAAGCGAGGGTTAAACCCATGGTCGTGCAGAACCGGTGTTATGCCTCCCATGGATGGGATAGAGAAGTGAGGGGGATTTGCCAGGCTCATGGCATCATTTACCAGGGTTTTTCACTGCTTACGGCCAACAGGGACGTGGTGGGCGATCCCGACATACGGGCCATCGCCAAACGGTTAGGGACGAGTCCGGCGCAAGTGGTCTTTCGCTTTGCCATGCAGATCGGGATGCTCCCGTTGACCGGAACGACCAGCGAACAACATATGAAAGACGATCTCCAGTCCGGACAATTGGCGTTATTACCTGAAGAAATCGAACTTCTTGCCACCATTGCCGAATGA
- a CDS encoding glutathione S-transferase family protein, which translates to MNKKPQFPEEQSSEGAFARQGDAFREWVTDDGSSEFPAARGRYHLYVSWACPWAHRTIIVRKLKRLEDVIGMTVVDPIRDERGWAFRDGPGHSTDPVNGFQFLSEAYRATDPAYRRRVTVPVLWDRETRRIVSNSDDDIMRMFNSAFNQFTVSTLDLDPVDLRQEIDHLNHDIYEQVNDGVYRAGFATSQSAYEHAVRRLFEALDGLESRLNIQRFLFGMNPIETDWRLFVTLIRFDAVYHGHFKCNIRRIIDYPNLFGYLKDLFQYDDVADTVNMDHIKRHYYITHDDINPTGIVPLGPDQDLRSPHGREHL; encoded by the coding sequence ATGAACAAAAAACCGCAATTTCCTGAAGAACAATCAAGTGAAGGCGCTTTTGCCCGGCAAGGTGATGCATTCCGGGAATGGGTGACTGATGATGGTAGTTCAGAATTTCCAGCGGCGCGGGGGCGGTATCATCTGTACGTCTCCTGGGCATGTCCGTGGGCGCATCGCACGATTATTGTGCGAAAGCTTAAGCGATTGGAAGACGTGATTGGCATGACGGTGGTTGATCCTATCCGGGATGAGCGGGGTTGGGCCTTTCGAGACGGCCCTGGACATTCAACCGACCCCGTCAACGGGTTTCAGTTTCTGAGTGAGGCTTATCGTGCGACCGATCCGGCCTATCGCAGGCGCGTGACCGTTCCCGTGTTGTGGGATCGTGAAACCAGGCGTATTGTGAGTAATTCTGATGACGACATTATGCGGATGTTCAATTCGGCCTTTAATCAATTCACAGTGAGTACGTTAGACCTTGATCCGGTTGATCTTCGGCAGGAGATTGACCACCTGAATCACGATATTTATGAACAGGTAAATGATGGTGTCTACCGCGCAGGGTTTGCGACGTCTCAATCAGCCTATGAACATGCTGTCCGGCGTCTATTTGAGGCGTTGGATGGATTAGAATCGCGATTAAACATACAACGATTTCTCTTTGGCATGAACCCGATAGAGACAGATTGGCGTCTGTTCGTGACGCTTATCAGATTCGACGCGGTGTATCACGGACATTTCAAATGTAATATCCGGCGAATCATTGATTATCCCAATTTGTTTGGCTACCTCAAAGATCTCTTTCAATACGATGACGTGGCGGACACCGTCAATATGGATCACATTAAACGCCATTATTACATCACCCACGATGACATTAACCCCACGGGTATCGTTCCCCTCGGCCCCGACCAGGATCTTCGCTCTCCCCATGGACGGGAACATCTGTAG
- a CDS encoding YHS domain-containing protein, producing MYKIITILILLVILFFMVRRAFREWSQPKLDPATPGKDVMIQDPVCKVYVAAGTAIVQERKGKNYYFCSQDCARHFKPEDVT from the coding sequence ATGTATAAAATAATTACCATTCTCATTCTTTTAGTGATCTTGTTCTTTATGGTTCGTCGAGCTTTCCGTGAATGGAGTCAGCCCAAACTTGACCCCGCCACCCCAGGGAAAGATGTGATGATTCAAGATCCCGTCTGTAAAGTATATGTAGCCGCGGGCACCGCGATTGTACAGGAGCGAAAGGGAAAGAATTATTATTTCTGCAGCCAGGATTGCGCCAGGCATTTCAAGCCTGAGGACGTCACCTGA
- a CDS encoding DUF169 domain-containing protein, with protein MESELKIQGTKIQELLGLKIPAVAIAFRNTAPPGIPRVTTPAPAGCGYWKLAAEGQAFYTEGSDHFGCPVGAHTHGVELPPQVATELNGLVQTMVDMQYLTMKEIPMIPHREETFHVAVYAPLIQATFTPDVVLVRGTVKQLMLLAEATQAAGVPGGSATMGRPTCAVLPESLQSGHAATSFGCIGNRVYTGLGNDEGYYAIPGARVADVVGKLAVITEANRQLEVFHRSRL; from the coding sequence GTGGAATCTGAACTCAAAATTCAAGGCACGAAGATACAGGAACTTTTAGGATTAAAAATCCCCGCAGTGGCCATCGCATTTCGGAATACTGCACCTCCGGGTATTCCACGGGTCACCACTCCTGCACCGGCAGGATGCGGCTATTGGAAGCTCGCGGCTGAGGGCCAGGCCTTCTATACGGAAGGATCGGATCACTTTGGTTGTCCGGTCGGAGCCCATACCCACGGTGTGGAGCTCCCACCCCAGGTCGCGACGGAGCTGAACGGTCTGGTACAGACGATGGTGGACATGCAGTACCTTACGATGAAAGAAATTCCGATGATCCCGCATCGAGAAGAGACCTTTCACGTGGCCGTCTATGCGCCACTCATCCAGGCCACTTTCACTCCGGACGTGGTGCTGGTTCGAGGGACCGTCAAACAGCTGATGCTTCTGGCAGAAGCGACACAGGCAGCGGGCGTACCCGGCGGCAGTGCGACCATGGGACGGCCGACCTGCGCTGTGTTGCCGGAATCACTGCAATCGGGACATGCGGCGACCAGTTTTGGCTGTATCGGAAACCGCGTCTACACCGGACTCGGGAACGATGAGGGCTACTACGCCATTCCCGGTGCCAGAGTGGCCGACGTCGTGGGTAAGTTGGCAGTCATCACCGAGGCCAATCGCCAATTGGAGGTGTTTCATCGATCCCGCTTGTAA
- a CDS encoding DNA ligase, which yields MPPLPNDQTTLSRGGDHVDQSLPGLSPPNLTPDWLGLSGSGRRLQNCLVAVILLIILVPFSVPQAGTIPELMLADIYRQGLDLTHYRVSEKLDGVRARWDGTHLISRGGHVFAAPEWFTTGFPAMPLDGELWMGRGRYEEVSSIVRTQHPHDGWRHVRFMTFDLPAHGGTFAQRVIAMNGLKTESASPYLGIIEQQRVESEEDLLKWLNRVIDEGGEGLMLHRDTALYASGRSQDLLKLKLFTDAEATVIGYRPGKGQFAGLIGSLKVRTDNGIIFFIGSGLSHEQRRRPPPLHSRVSFRHQGLTENGIPRFPVFLRIRDEEPR from the coding sequence TTGCCACCATTGCCGAATGACCAGACCACTCTTTCCCGAGGGGGAGATCATGTAGACCAATCCCTTCCTGGATTATCCCCACCAAATTTGACGCCCGATTGGTTGGGCCTGTCGGGGTCTGGCCGCAGGCTTCAAAACTGCTTGGTTGCGGTCATTCTCCTCATCATTCTTGTTCCTTTCTCTGTCCCACAAGCCGGCACGATCCCCGAACTGATGTTGGCGGACATCTATCGGCAGGGTCTTGACCTCACCCATTACCGGGTCAGCGAAAAACTCGACGGCGTCCGCGCTCGTTGGGATGGGACGCATTTGATTTCGCGAGGAGGCCATGTGTTTGCGGCACCAGAATGGTTTACCACAGGGTTTCCAGCAATGCCCTTGGATGGAGAGTTATGGATGGGGCGAGGGCGATATGAAGAAGTATCATCCATTGTCCGGACACAACACCCCCATGATGGGTGGAGGCATGTGCGCTTCATGACCTTTGATCTCCCGGCACATGGCGGAACTTTCGCCCAACGGGTGATCGCGATGAATGGCTTGAAGACGGAAAGCGCCTCTCCCTATTTGGGGATCATTGAACAACAGCGGGTCGAGAGCGAAGAAGACTTGTTGAAATGGTTGAACAGGGTGATCGATGAAGGCGGTGAGGGGTTGATGCTGCACAGGGACACCGCGTTGTACGCTAGTGGCCGTAGCCAGGATTTGCTGAAGTTGAAATTATTCACTGATGCCGAGGCCACAGTCATCGGGTATAGACCTGGCAAAGGTCAGTTTGCCGGTCTGATTGGTTCACTCAAGGTGCGCACCGATAACGGGATCATCTTCTTTATCGGAAGCGGGCTCAGTCATGAGCAGCGGCGGCGCCCGCCACCGTTACATAGCCGGGTCTCGTTTCGCCACCAGGGACTGACTGAAAACGGCATCCCTCGCTTTCCGGTTTTTCTGCGAATCCGCGATGAGGAACCCCGGTAG
- the arsS gene encoding arsenosugar biosynthesis radical SAM (seleno)protein ArsS (Some members of this family are selenoproteins.), which yields MKTSALPMVAPDQSSGIVPSFEKALALHHSLPLMAQSISTLQVNVGKVCNQTCHHCHVDAGPQRTESMSKATMDQILDVLDRTPQIMTVDITGGAPEMNPHFEYLVEQCRVRNRKVIDRCNLTVFYVKGKSHLPQFLADHQVDIVASLPCYEANNVDQQRGKGVFNRSITALQTLNDLGYGLDGTGLMLDLVYNPLGPVLPPPQVELEQDFKEELGQRYGIQFNRLYTITNMPISRFWDELREVGQLEHYYTLLLNNFNPMAVDGLMCRSLLSVGWDGRLYDCDFNQMLDLPVQPESQAWIDRFNSTELKHRRIAVGPHCLGCTAGSGSSCGGALT from the coding sequence ATGAAAACTTCAGCTCTCCCCATGGTTGCCCCGGATCAATCTTCCGGGATAGTTCCGTCGTTCGAGAAAGCGTTGGCCCTCCATCATTCGCTTCCCCTCATGGCTCAATCGATTTCCACACTTCAGGTCAATGTCGGGAAGGTTTGTAACCAAACCTGTCACCATTGCCATGTCGATGCCGGACCTCAACGGACGGAAAGCATGAGCAAAGCCACCATGGATCAGATCCTGGACGTTCTCGATCGCACTCCTCAGATTATGACGGTAGATATCACCGGTGGGGCGCCTGAGATGAACCCGCATTTTGAATATCTGGTTGAGCAATGTCGGGTACGAAATCGAAAGGTGATCGACCGCTGTAATTTGACGGTGTTCTATGTCAAGGGGAAATCGCATCTTCCTCAATTTCTTGCAGACCATCAGGTTGACATCGTCGCCTCCCTCCCCTGTTATGAAGCAAACAATGTCGATCAGCAAAGGGGAAAAGGCGTGTTTAATCGGAGCATTACCGCGCTGCAGACTCTCAATGACTTGGGGTATGGTTTAGACGGAACCGGTCTCATGCTGGATCTGGTCTATAACCCGCTGGGCCCTGTCCTTCCACCGCCTCAAGTCGAACTAGAACAGGACTTTAAAGAAGAATTGGGGCAGCGATACGGCATTCAGTTTAACCGCCTATATACGATTACCAATATGCCGATCAGTCGTTTCTGGGATGAATTACGCGAGGTAGGACAACTTGAGCATTACTACACGCTCTTATTAAATAATTTCAATCCAATGGCTGTCGATGGGCTGATGTGTCGGTCTCTGCTGAGTGTGGGATGGGATGGGCGCCTCTATGACTGTGATTTCAATCAAATGTTGGATCTGCCGGTACAGCCGGAATCTCAAGCCTGGATAGACCGGTTCAATTCGACGGAACTGAAACACCGACGAATTGCGGTCGGACCCCATTGCCTGGGATGTACGGCAGGTTCCGGTTCATCGTGTGGTGGCGCCCTGACCTAA
- a CDS encoding Hsp20/alpha crystallin family protein, whose product MTTQTQDIQVRDKREVKSDAEQTIPGRVFSPNVDIFEDDQALTIVADMPGVPSENVSIDLRNDVLSLSGVPSVSVPEKEEHVLREYETGKYFRQFTLSEVIDQEHIEAKLNNGVLRVTLPKVGPAKPRKIQITEG is encoded by the coding sequence ATGACAACACAGACGCAGGACATACAAGTACGGGATAAGCGGGAAGTCAAATCGGATGCGGAACAAACAATCCCTGGTCGGGTGTTTTCACCCAATGTTGACATCTTTGAAGACGATCAGGCCCTGACCATTGTGGCGGATATGCCCGGGGTGCCATCCGAAAATGTCTCAATTGATCTTCGTAACGATGTGCTTTCTTTGAGCGGTGTGCCGTCAGTTTCTGTTCCTGAGAAGGAGGAGCATGTTTTACGCGAGTACGAGACCGGGAAATATTTCCGACAATTTACTCTTTCGGAAGTGATTGATCAGGAACATATCGAAGCCAAACTGAATAATGGAGTATTGCGAGTAACGTTGCCAAAGGTGGGGCCTGCCAAACCTCGCAAGATTCAAATCACTGAAGGGTAA
- a CDS encoding ATP-grasp domain-containing protein has product MPRLLLLLPTTTYRAEAFLEAAQRVQVSVTIGTEQAPEDLLVASDNVLLLDVRHPQAAARTVIAFIRHHPIDAVIGVDDVTAVTAAAIAEAVGLPHNSVASVTAARNKRQMRELLSRQGIPVPSHKVFPLDGDSKAFAKQVVYPCVVKPLILSASCGVIRANDEQEFENAFRRVGTLLINLDLAAVDEQANWILAEDFVPGIEVALEGLLTKGVFQPLAMFDKPDPLDGPYFEETLYITPSRLSSTRQQQVVDCADRTATALGLREGPVHGEFRLNESGVWVIEMAARAIGGRCSRTLDFSAGISLEELILRHALRMPIPPLIRQEQAAGVMMLPIPYSGRLHEVRGQTEAKAVPGIVELTITAEPGEALIPLPEGTRYLGFLLARGKTPDDVERSLREAHQRLTVVISASPPTADISPSSPHLKAMRF; this is encoded by the coding sequence ATGCCAAGGCTCCTCCTGCTTTTGCCGACCACAACCTATCGAGCAGAGGCGTTTCTCGAAGCAGCCCAACGGGTGCAGGTATCCGTAACCATTGGGACAGAGCAGGCTCCGGAAGACCTTCTCGTCGCGTCGGACAACGTGTTGCTACTCGATGTTCGACACCCACAGGCCGCCGCCCGGACTGTAATCGCATTCATCCGACATCACCCGATCGATGCGGTGATCGGAGTCGACGACGTGACCGCTGTCACAGCTGCTGCCATCGCGGAAGCAGTCGGATTACCCCATAACTCTGTCGCGTCCGTCACCGCCGCCAGAAACAAGCGGCAGATGCGAGAATTATTGTCCCGACAGGGCATTCCTGTTCCTTCCCATAAGGTATTCCCCCTCGACGGCGATTCGAAAGCCTTCGCAAAGCAGGTGGTCTATCCCTGCGTCGTAAAACCTCTCATTCTTTCCGCCAGTTGTGGGGTGATTCGTGCCAATGACGAACAGGAGTTTGAAAATGCGTTCCGTCGGGTGGGCACCCTCCTCATCAACTTAGATCTGGCAGCAGTGGACGAGCAGGCCAACTGGATCCTCGCCGAAGATTTTGTCCCGGGAATCGAAGTGGCGTTGGAGGGTCTGCTCACAAAGGGAGTCTTCCAGCCGCTGGCGATGTTTGATAAACCTGATCCGCTCGACGGCCCTTACTTTGAGGAGACCCTCTATATCACGCCTTCCCGTCTCTCCTCCACCCGACAACAGCAAGTTGTGGACTGCGCAGATCGAACGGCAACGGCACTCGGACTCCGGGAAGGGCCGGTGCATGGGGAGTTCCGCTTGAATGAGAGCGGCGTGTGGGTCATTGAGATGGCGGCACGAGCCATCGGCGGACGCTGCTCCAGAACGCTGGACTTTTCGGCAGGCATATCGCTCGAAGAACTGATCCTTCGCCACGCACTCCGGATGCCGATTCCTCCTCTCATCCGGCAAGAGCAGGCGGCGGGAGTCATGATGCTTCCGATTCCGTATAGCGGGAGGTTACATGAAGTAAGGGGGCAAACTGAAGCCAAGGCGGTACCAGGAATTGTCGAGCTGACGATAACAGCAGAGCCTGGAGAAGCACTCATTCCGCTTCCGGAAGGGACACGCTACTTAGGCTTTCTCTTAGCACGAGGCAAGACACCGGATGATGTGGAGCGCTCGCTTCGTGAGGCTCACCAACGATTGACGGTCGTCATAAGCGCTTCACCACCGACAGCCGACATATCGCCATCCTCACCTCACTTAAAAGCCATGAGATTTTGA
- a CDS encoding MoaD/ThiS family protein: MVTITLMGDLQTVDGERSLGCEIADSVTVKQLIRKQGKPLREIFQLLKEKKVMVTVNKRIASEETKVYDGDAVYIVAHDGMGQSGLTLSHY; encoded by the coding sequence ATGGTTACGATTACGTTAATGGGTGATTTGCAAACTGTTGATGGGGAGCGATCCCTTGGATGCGAGATTGCTGACTCCGTCACCGTTAAGCAACTGATCAGGAAACAAGGCAAACCGCTTCGGGAAATTTTTCAGTTGTTAAAAGAAAAAAAAGTCATGGTGACCGTGAATAAACGAATTGCCAGTGAAGAAACTAAAGTCTACGATGGAGATGCCGTCTATATTGTCGCCCACGATGGAATGGGACAAAGCGGACTGACGCTCTCACATTATTAA
- a CDS encoding tetratricopeptide repeat protein, which yields MNQRSFGLGLLFLMMLVWSGCDSGEYGKETKTEPKAESTPMSPAEAPGMAETPQVEGALMATAGVAGAAENEEGVNHFQQGHWDVAQEHFTKAIAANADLPEAHYNLALALDKLGNHADATNHFKKALELAPADPMIAGSKILQAHVGG from the coding sequence ATGAATCAGCGATCTTTCGGTCTCGGATTACTGTTCCTCATGATGTTGGTATGGAGTGGATGCGATTCCGGGGAATACGGAAAAGAAACGAAAACGGAACCCAAAGCGGAAAGTACGCCAATGTCGCCGGCCGAAGCTCCGGGCATGGCGGAAACTCCACAGGTGGAAGGTGCCCTGATGGCAACTGCCGGAGTTGCCGGTGCAGCAGAAAATGAGGAAGGGGTCAATCATTTTCAACAGGGTCATTGGGATGTGGCCCAAGAACATTTTACGAAAGCCATAGCCGCGAATGCTGACCTTCCGGAAGCGCATTATAATCTTGCGCTCGCGTTGGATAAGTTGGGAAACCACGCCGACGCGACGAACCATTTCAAAAAAGCCTTGGAGCTGGCTCCTGCTGATCCGATGATTGCCGGATCTAAAATTCTTCAGGCCCATGTGGGCGGGTGA
- a CDS encoding cyclase family protein translates to MLIRVMLMVLAFGGCTMSQPFRGTIVDLTYPFDEHTVYWPTNESFHWKKTNWGPSKQGYWYASAIFSASEHGGTHLDAPIHFAESGWSVDEIPVDQLTGEAILLDIRAQVESNPDYTLQVEDITQWEISYGPIPPKAIVLLFTGFGQYWPDKVRYLGSSTPEDPTTLHFPGFSAKAITFLLTKRDILGIGIDTASIDAGQSQDFPVHQILGRANRYALENVAHLELLPPRGARMTALPMKIQGGTGGPARIIATVP, encoded by the coding sequence ATGTTGATCCGGGTCATGCTCATGGTTCTCGCATTCGGGGGATGCACCATGAGCCAACCCTTTAGGGGAACAATCGTCGATCTGACCTATCCCTTTGATGAGCATACGGTGTATTGGCCAACGAATGAGTCCTTTCACTGGAAGAAAACGAATTGGGGTCCCAGCAAGCAGGGGTATTGGTATGCCTCGGCGATCTTCTCAGCCTCAGAGCATGGTGGCACCCATCTGGATGCCCCTATTCATTTTGCAGAATCCGGATGGAGTGTGGATGAAATTCCCGTCGACCAGTTAACAGGTGAGGCGATCTTGCTGGATATTCGAGCACAGGTGGAGTCCAATCCGGATTATACTTTGCAGGTTGAGGATATTACCCAATGGGAAATCTCGTACGGTCCAATCCCTCCCAAAGCCATTGTGTTACTCTTTACCGGGTTTGGACAGTATTGGCCGGACAAGGTCCGATATCTTGGTAGCTCCACTCCGGAGGATCCCACTACGCTCCATTTCCCCGGGTTTTCTGCCAAGGCCATAACATTTCTGCTTACGAAAAGAGATATTTTGGGAATTGGGATAGATACAGCCAGCATTGATGCCGGTCAGTCACAAGATTTTCCCGTTCATCAAATACTTGGCCGAGCGAATCGCTATGCATTGGAGAATGTGGCGCATCTCGAACTCTTACCACCCAGAGGAGCTCGAATGACGGCCCTCCCTATGAAGATTCAAGGAGGCACAGGAGGACCGGCTCGAATTATTGCAACCGTGCCATAG
- a CDS encoding response regulator, which yields MGNDSATGMLKYPLEQWGYDVVSARNGWEALVLAGRRPVDGMLVDMDMPIMDGPTMLRELRWLGYQIPVLMMSNELDEDVHRQLLMEGAQAFVLKPPHLQSLQQTCRQVFAKDAVEEYAASYFPASSNKK from the coding sequence GTGGGTAATGATTCTGCGACGGGAATGTTGAAGTATCCACTAGAACAATGGGGATACGATGTTGTTTCGGCAAGAAATGGATGGGAAGCCCTCGTTCTGGCGGGTCGCAGACCGGTGGATGGAATGCTTGTTGATATGGATATGCCCATTATGGACGGGCCGACCATGCTTCGTGAATTGCGATGGTTGGGATATCAGATTCCTGTGCTGATGATGTCAAACGAGTTGGACGAAGACGTTCATCGTCAACTGTTGATGGAAGGAGCCCAAGCCTTCGTTTTGAAACCGCCTCATCTCCAATCTCTCCAGCAAACTTGCAGACAAGTATTTGCAAAGGATGCAGTTGAGGAATATGCCGCTTCTTATTTCCCTGCTAGTTCGAACAAGAAATAA
- a CDS encoding Hsp20/alpha crystallin family protein: MVIRRLENWPFDGFSGGVSELDRLRRDLGHLFNGLSRVNGWDSPAGVYPLMNVSQDSENVYVRSEVPGMTLDQLEVSVTGRNLTVTGERAIPDEQSHVRYHRREREAGKIRRQLTLPTDVDSERVQAKYQHGILMVVLPKAEKAKPKKIAISG, encoded by the coding sequence ATGGTCATTCGAAGATTGGAAAATTGGCCGTTTGATGGTTTTTCGGGCGGAGTCTCAGAGCTGGACCGGCTTCGACGAGATCTTGGTCACTTGTTCAATGGACTATCCAGGGTGAATGGGTGGGATTCTCCAGCAGGTGTCTATCCGCTGATGAATGTGTCACAGGACAGCGAAAATGTGTATGTTCGCTCAGAAGTTCCAGGCATGACGCTCGATCAACTGGAGGTGTCGGTCACAGGCCGGAATCTTACTGTCACAGGGGAGCGGGCGATTCCGGATGAGCAATCTCATGTGCGATATCATCGTCGAGAACGGGAGGCCGGAAAAATCCGACGACAGTTAACATTACCCACGGATGTGGACAGTGAGCGAGTGCAAGCAAAATATCAACACGGTATTTTAATGGTGGTCTTGCCGAAAGCCGAAAAGGCTAAACCGAAAAAAATCGCCATTTCAGGGTAA